Within the Longimicrobium sp. genome, the region GGGAGAGCCAACCCATCGGCAACCCTGCCCACGCCCGAGCAGCGGCGTCGGATGATGGAAGGCACGGTCGCGACGCAGTTCGAGACGATCGCGGCGGCGGCCGAGGGCTGCGACGTGATCGTGGGAGCGACCGCCCTGCAGATCGCCGCTCCCTCCATCGCGGAACGGATGGGCGTCCCGTACGTCTTCGCCGCCTACTGCCCGGCGGTGCTGCCGTCGCCGCACCACGCGCCGCCCGTGCTGGCCACGCTGGGAGACGCGCCGGCGCCCGCGGCGGCCGACTACCGCGAGCTCTGGGCGCAGGACGCGCGGCGCTGGAACGACACGTGGGGCCCCCTGCTCGACCCGCACCGGGCATCGCTCGGCCTGGCCCCGGTCGGCGACGTGCGCGGCCACGTCCTGACCGGCCGGCCCTGGCTGGCCGCCGACCCGACGCTGGCGCCCTGGCCCGATCCCGCGGACCGGGCCGTGCTCCAGACCGGCGCCTGGATCCTGCCGGACGAGCGTCCGCTCTCCCGCGAGCTGGAGGCGTTCCTCGACGCCGGCGAGCCGCCCGTCTACTTCGGCTTCGGCAGCATCCGCGCGCCGGAAGGCCTCAGCCGGGCGATGATCGAGTCCGCCCGCGCGCTCGGGCGCCGCGCGATCGTGCTGCGCGGGTGGGCCGACCTGTCGCCGGTGGACGACGAGCCCGACTGCCTGGCCATCGGCGAGGTCAACCAGCAGGCGCTGTTCAGGCGGGTCGCGGCCGTCGTCCACCACGGCGGCGCGGGCACCACCACCGCGGCCGCGCGGGCCGGCGCGCCCCAGGTCGTCATCCCGCAGCACTACGACCAGCACTACTTCGCGCGACGAGTCGACCACCTCGGCATCGGGACCGCGCACACGCCCGGCGCACCGACCGCCGACTCGCTGGCGAGCGCGCTCGGGCACGCCCTCCACCCCGACGTGGCCGCCCGCGCCCGGTCCATCGCCACCGCGGTGCGCACCGACGGCGCACGGGCCGCCGCCGAGCGCCTGGTGGCCGCCGACCCACGGAGCTCGTCCTGAAGCGGTTCCACGATCCTCGTGGAATCCGGGAATTGCTCGGTGGATCATCGCGCCGTAGTATCAACCTGCCGGACCGGACGGCACTGGCTGACCCTGGAGACGCATGACCACGCTGCTGCGCTGGAGGCTCCCCTTCGGATAGGGATTCAACCCTATCCGGAGGTGCGCATTGAGCAGAAGCAGGAAGAAGACGCCCATCACGGGCATCACCACCGCGCGCAGCGAGAAGCAGGACAAGCGGCTGGCGAATCGGAAGCTGCGCCGGAAGACGAGGCAGGCGCTCCGCTGCCGGGACCTGGACGTGCTCCCGGTGCTGCGAGAGGTGAGCAACGTCTGGTGCATGGACAAGGACGGGAAGTTCTGGTTCGGCGACTACCCGCGGCGCGACGCCACGCTGCCTCCGACTTCCTGGGCCGCTCGCCACCCCGGCTTCTACGCGAAGTACTACGTCCGGCTCATGCGGAAGTAGACCACCGAGCCCCCGCCACCTCTCACGGTGCGCGGGGGCTCACGTCATTCCCCGCCGCTCTAGTGGTTCCCAATCCGGTAACAATACCCTTGACAAACGATCCTGAAGTTACCAAAATGGGAACAGACGCGCGCGTTCCTCATGGGTGGGGATGGGAAGGGAGTGGACATGCGGATCATCACCGAATCCCGGCTTACCGCGTTCTGGAGGGAGCACCCCGATGCAGAAGAAGCCCTGAAGGTGTGGCGGGCGATCATCCGGGCGGCGTCCTACCAGAAGCCATCGGAAGTGAAGGAGCAGTTTCGGAGCGCAAGCTTCATCGGGGATCGAGTCACGGTGTTCAACATTTGCGGGAACAAGTACAGGCTCGTGGTCACGATGCGGTACGACATGCAGAAGGTGTTCATCCGGTACGTGGTGACGCATGAGGAATACGACGACCTGACGGACAGGGGCGCACTGTAGCAACCTCACACCACGGCCCCAGGGAGGAACGGGCCTCCCGGCAAGAACGGTCACCTGCACATGGGGTTTTCTGACGATGCCTGCCGTACTGGACTTCACCAAGCCGCACCTGCTGCGGACCGAGGATGAGTTCCACGCCGCAGTGGCCGAGGTGGACGCGCTGCTGGATGCCGAAGTGCAGCAGGGGAGCGAGGAGTACGAGCGCCTCGAGTTCCTGTCCGTCCTCATCGAGGAGTACGAGCATGAACAGCTCGGAGATGTGGACTGGGGGACCACCCCGCAGACCGTCGTCGACTTCATGCTGGAGCAGCGCGGGATGACGCGCGCCGACATTTGCGACGCCATGGGCGGGAAGAGCCGGGTATCCGAGTTCTTCTCGAACAAGCGCCCGCTCTCACGTAGACAGATGTGCGCACTGCGCGACCTGCTGGGGATTCCGGTGGACCTGCTGATCGAGCCGTAGTCCGTTATCTGCTCTGCCCGGCCCCAGGAACCCGGTGGCCCGGAGCGAAGGCTTCTCGGGAGGTCTGGCGTAGGGCGGCGGCTCCCGGGAAGGAGAGGCGCCGGTCAGTACCAGCGCCCCCGCCAACCGCCGACTCCGCTCCTCAGGCCGCCTGCGCTACGCCCCCACGGCCGCCGCCTCGACCTCCTCCAGCGGGGCCCAGCCGGGGAGCACCTCGAACACCTTGAGCGCCAGCGGCACCTTGCCGAAGGGGGCGGAGACCTGCACGCCCTGGATCATCCCCATGGCGTCGCGCAGCATCTCGCGGGCGATGGCGGTGCCTTCCAGGGTGCCCTGCTCCTTCCCCTCGGCGCTCGCGCGGCGCATGCGCTCCAGCACCGCGTCGGGGACCACCACGCCCGGCACCTCGTTGGCCAGGAACTCGGCGTTGCGCGCCGACACCAGTGGCCAGATCCCCGCGATCACCGGGATCTTCAGCCCCTCGCGCTCGATGTGGCGCACGAAGCGCTCGAGCTGGCGCAGGTCGAACACCGGCTGGGTGATGGCGTACTCGGCGCCCGCGTCCACCTTCCAGAAGAAGCGCCGCATCTCGTACTCGAAGTCCTCCGCGCCGGGGTTCACCCCCACCCCGATCACGAAGCTGGTGGGCTGGCCCAGCACGTTGCCGCCGGGGTCCAGGCCGCGGTTCAGCCGCGCCGCCAGGTTGGTGAGCCCGATCGCGTCGATGTCGAAGACCGCCGTGGCGTCCGGGTACGGCCCCATCTTGGGCGGGTCGCCGGTGATGAAGAGGAAGTTCCTCAGTCCCAGCGCCTGCGCCCCCAGGAGGTCCGAGAGCATCCCCAGCAGGTTGCGGTCGCGGCAGCAGTAGTGGATCACCGGCTCGATCCCCACCCGCTGCTGCACCAGGAGCGCCGTGGCCAGCGCGCCCATCCGCGACTGCGCCCGCGGCCCGTCGGGGACGTTGACCCCGTCGACGCCGGCCGCCTTGAGGAGGCGCACCCCCTCCAGCATCGCTTCGGGGTTCACCCCGCGCGGGGGGACGATCTCGACGGTGGTGAGGAACTCGCCGGCCGCGAGCCTGGCGCCCCAGTGGGAGCGCTCGGCCAGCGGCACCGGCTGCACGGCCGCAGCCCCGGGCTCGTGCTCCTCCACCTCCACGCGCGGCGCGTGCGTGTGCGAGAGCATGCGGAGCGCCCCCGCCATCCGCGCCACGTGCTCGGGGGTGGTGCCGCAGCAGCCGCCCACGAAGCGCACGCCCTTGCGGATCATGCGCGCCGCGTAGGTGGCCATGTACTCGGGGCTGGCCATGTAGATGGTGCGCCCGTCCACGTCGCGCGGGAGCCCGGCGTTGGGCTGCATGGAGATCGGCCGGTCCGTGGCCGGGAGCAGCCGGTCGGCCGCGGCCAGCATGGCGCTGGGGCCCACGCTGCAGTTGAGCCCCACCACGTCGGCGCCCGCCTCGGTGAGCCGCTCGGCGAGCACGGCGGCCTCGGTGCCGAACGGCGTGCGGCCGTCCTCGCGGATCACCATCTGCGCCACCACGGGAAGCTCCGGGGCGGCGTCGCGCACGGCCAGGAGCGCCTGCAGGATCTCCTCGAGGTCGGCGAAGGTCTCCAGCACGAAGAGGTCGACGCCGCCCGCCGCCAGCGCCGCCGCCTGCTCGCGGAAGACGGCGCGCGCCTCGGCCGTGGAGGTGGGCCCGTACGGCTCGATGCGCACCCCCAGCGGCCCGATCGCCCCCGCCACGCACACCCGCTCGCCCGCGGCCGAGCGGGCGACGCGCGCGGCGGCCAGGTTCAGCTCCTCCACCCGGTCTTCCAGCCCGTGGCGGGCCAGCTTCACGCGGTTGGCGCCGTAGCTGTTGGTCTCCAGCACCTCGGCCCCGGCCTTCACGTACGCCTTGTGGACGTCGCGCACCAGGTCGGGCTGGCTTACGCTCAGCTCGTCGTAGCAGCGGTTGATGTAGACGCCCTTGGAGTAGAGCATCGTCCCCATCGCACCGTCGAACAGGTGCGGGCGGCCGTCTTCGATCAGTCGGCGGAAGTCGGGCACGGGAAGTCCTGAGTGCTAAGTGCTTAGTCCTTAGTGTCTTGGTGCCCAGTGCCCAGTGCCCAGTGCCCAGTGCCCAGGAACGACCCGGGCACCGAACAACCGAGCACTAAGGACTCGGGACTAAGGACTTCCGTTCAGCTCGCCAGCGTGTCGGGATAGACGAGCGGGACGCGGCCCGTGGCGGGGACCACCCACAGCACCTTCCCGTCGCGGCCGAGGCCGACCTCGGCGTCGCCGCCCGCGGGGGTGCAGCCCCGGCGGCCGGGGTAGATCCAGCGCGCGGACGTCTGCTGGCGCATCTGCTCCAGCACGGACTCGCGCGTGGGACGCGGCGTGCCGCCGGGGAAGCGCTCGGCGAGGTGGTCCAGCCGCCCCGCCGGGCAGCGCGTGGGGCCCGCCCCCAGGCGCCTGAGCACCACGGCCGAGTCGTCGCCGACCGCCAGCTTCTCCGCCGCGCGCTGCCTGCGGCGGCCGGGCGAGAACATCAGCGCGAGCACCACGATCAGCCCCACGGCGATGATCGCCGCGCTCACCATGCGCGAGCGCGCCCGGTGGGTGCGCAGCGCCCGGTCGACGGGATCGGATGGTCTGGCGATCGGCTCCTCCTCGCGCGCGGCGCGGCTGCATGTCCCGGGACCGACTGCGAACGCGCCCCGCCCTTGCACGAACTCTGCCGGACTGTCCCGCTCCGCCCCTTCCCCTGCGCCGGATCCCGACCGCACGCGCCGATGGCAGCCCCTCAGCCTCGCGCGGTTTGCGAGGCT harbors:
- a CDS encoding type II toxin-antitoxin system HigB family toxin, with the protein product MRIITESRLTAFWREHPDAEEALKVWRAIIRAASYQKPSEVKEQFRSASFIGDRVTVFNICGNKYRLVVTMRYDMQKVFIRYVVTHEEYDDLTDRGAL
- a CDS encoding bifunctional homocysteine S-methyltransferase/methylenetetrahydrofolate reductase, which gives rise to MPDFRRLIEDGRPHLFDGAMGTMLYSKGVYINRCYDELSVSQPDLVRDVHKAYVKAGAEVLETNSYGANRVKLARHGLEDRVEELNLAAARVARSAAGERVCVAGAIGPLGVRIEPYGPTSTAEARAVFREQAAALAAGGVDLFVLETFADLEEILQALLAVRDAAPELPVVAQMVIREDGRTPFGTEAAVLAERLTEAGADVVGLNCSVGPSAMLAAADRLLPATDRPISMQPNAGLPRDVDGRTIYMASPEYMATYAARMIRKGVRFVGGCCGTTPEHVARMAGALRMLSHTHAPRVEVEEHEPGAAAVQPVPLAERSHWGARLAAGEFLTTVEIVPPRGVNPEAMLEGVRLLKAAGVDGVNVPDGPRAQSRMGALATALLVQQRVGIEPVIHYCCRDRNLLGMLSDLLGAQALGLRNFLFITGDPPKMGPYPDATAVFDIDAIGLTNLAARLNRGLDPGGNVLGQPTSFVIGVGVNPGAEDFEYEMRRFFWKVDAGAEYAITQPVFDLRQLERFVRHIEREGLKIPVIAGIWPLVSARNAEFLANEVPGVVVPDAVLERMRRASAEGKEQGTLEGTAIAREMLRDAMGMIQGVQVSAPFGKVPLALKVFEVLPGWAPLEEVEAAAVGA
- a CDS encoding glycosyltransferase, with product MRVLLSTIGSRGDVQPLVALALELRALGQEVRLCVPPDFRDWIEGLGMSVTPIGPELRSTGRANPSATLPTPEQRRRMMEGTVATQFETIAAAAEGCDVIVGATALQIAAPSIAERMGVPYVFAAYCPAVLPSPHHAPPVLATLGDAPAPAAADYRELWAQDARRWNDTWGPLLDPHRASLGLAPVGDVRGHVLTGRPWLAADPTLAPWPDPADRAVLQTGAWILPDERPLSRELEAFLDAGEPPVYFGFGSIRAPEGLSRAMIESARALGRRAIVLRGWADLSPVDDEPDCLAIGEVNQQALFRRVAAVVHHGGAGTTTAAARAGAPQVVIPQHYDQHYFARRVDHLGIGTAHTPGAPTADSLASALGHALHPDVAARARSIATAVRTDGARAAAERLVAADPRSSS